One window of Burkholderia thailandensis E264 genomic DNA carries:
- a CDS encoding SDR family oxidoreductase translates to MNRLAGKVALVTGAGRGIGAAIARAFAREGAAVAIAELDAALADETVDAIARDVADARVLAVPADVAQAESVAAALACTERAFGPLDVLVNNAGVNVFGDPLALAEEDWRRCFAIDLDGVWHGCRAALPGMVERGRGSIVNIASTHAFKIIPGCFPYPVAKHGVLGLTRALGVEYAPRNVRVNAIAPGYIETQSTHDWWNAQPDPEAARRETLALQPMKRIGRADEVAMTAVFLASDEAPFINASCITIDGGRSVLYHD, encoded by the coding sequence GTGAACCGGCTCGCGGGCAAGGTCGCCCTCGTGACGGGCGCGGGACGCGGCATCGGCGCGGCGATCGCGCGTGCGTTCGCGCGCGAAGGCGCGGCCGTCGCGATTGCGGAGCTCGACGCGGCGCTCGCCGACGAAACCGTCGACGCGATCGCGCGCGACGTGGCCGATGCGCGCGTGCTCGCGGTGCCAGCGGACGTCGCGCAAGCCGAGTCGGTCGCGGCGGCGCTCGCGTGCACGGAGCGCGCGTTCGGCCCGCTCGACGTGCTCGTCAACAACGCAGGCGTCAACGTGTTCGGCGATCCGCTCGCGCTTGCCGAAGAAGACTGGCGGCGCTGCTTCGCGATCGATCTCGACGGCGTCTGGCACGGCTGCCGCGCGGCGCTGCCGGGCATGGTCGAGCGCGGTCGGGGCAGCATCGTGAACATCGCGTCGACGCACGCGTTCAAGATCATCCCGGGCTGCTTTCCGTACCCGGTCGCGAAGCACGGCGTGCTGGGCCTCACGCGCGCGCTCGGCGTCGAATATGCGCCGCGCAACGTGCGCGTGAACGCGATCGCGCCCGGCTACATCGAGACGCAATCGACACATGACTGGTGGAACGCGCAGCCCGACCCCGAGGCCGCGCGCCGCGAAACGCTCGCACTGCAGCCGATGAAGCGGATCGGGCGTGCGGACGAAGTCGCGATGACCGCGGTGTTTCTCGCATCGGACGAGGCGCCGTTCATCAACGCGAGCTGCATCACGATCGACGGCGGCCGATCGGTGCTGTACCACGACTGA
- a CDS encoding arabinose ABC transporter substrate-binding protein, with translation MKRRTFITLAAAAAAAAAVAAAGLSAHAAEPVKIGFLVKQPEEPWFQDEWKFAEIAAKDKGFTLVKIGAPSGEKVMSAIDNLAAQKAQGFIICTPDVKLGPGIVAKAKSHGLKMMTVDDRLVDGAGKPIESVPHMGISAYDIGKQVGGGIAAEIKKRGWNMNEVGAIDITYEQLPTAHDRTAGATDALVAAGFPKANVIAAPQAKTDTENAFNAANIALTKNPKFKHWVAYGLNDEAVLGAVRAAEGRGFKAADMIGIGIGGSDSALSEFKKPQPTGFFGTVIISPKRHGEETSELMYAWITRGKAPPPLTLTTGMLATRENVAQVRETMGLAAK, from the coding sequence ATGAAACGCAGAACGTTCATCACGCTGGCGGCAGCGGCAGCGGCAGCGGCGGCGGTCGCGGCGGCGGGCCTGTCCGCGCACGCGGCCGAGCCCGTGAAGATCGGCTTCCTCGTCAAGCAGCCCGAGGAGCCGTGGTTCCAGGACGAATGGAAATTCGCCGAGATCGCCGCGAAGGACAAGGGCTTCACGCTCGTGAAGATCGGCGCGCCGTCCGGCGAGAAGGTGATGAGCGCGATCGACAATCTCGCCGCGCAGAAGGCGCAGGGCTTCATCATCTGCACGCCGGACGTGAAGCTCGGGCCGGGCATCGTCGCGAAGGCGAAGTCGCACGGCCTGAAGATGATGACGGTCGACGACCGGCTCGTCGACGGCGCGGGCAAGCCGATCGAATCGGTCCCGCACATGGGCATTTCCGCGTACGACATCGGCAAGCAGGTCGGCGGCGGGATCGCGGCCGAGATCAAGAAGCGCGGCTGGAACATGAACGAAGTCGGCGCGATCGACATCACGTACGAGCAGTTGCCGACCGCGCACGACCGCACGGCGGGCGCGACCGACGCGCTCGTCGCCGCGGGCTTTCCGAAGGCGAACGTGATCGCCGCGCCGCAGGCGAAGACCGATACCGAAAACGCGTTCAACGCGGCGAACATCGCGCTCACGAAGAATCCGAAGTTCAAGCATTGGGTCGCCTACGGCCTGAACGACGAGGCGGTGCTCGGCGCTGTGCGCGCGGCCGAAGGGCGCGGCTTCAAGGCGGCGGACATGATCGGCATCGGCATCGGCGGGTCGGACTCGGCGCTCAGCGAGTTCAAGAAGCCGCAGCCGACGGGCTTCTTCGGCACCGTGATCATCAGCCCGAAGCGACACGGCGAAGAGACGTCGGAGCTGATGTATGCGTGGATCACGCGAGGCAAGGCGCCGCCGCCGCTCACGCTCACGACGGGCATGCTCGCGACGCGCGAGAACGTCGCGCAGGTGCGCGAGACGATGGGGCTCGCGGCGAAGTAG
- the araG gene encoding L-arabinose ABC transporter ATP-binding protein AraG has product MAAALRFDNIGKVFPGVRALDGISFDVQAGQVHGLMGENGAGKSTLLKILGGEYQPDSGGVLVDGQAMRFPSAAASIAAGVAVIHQELQYVPDLTVAENLLLGRLPSALGWVRKHTAQRFVRERLAAMGVDLDPQAKLRRLSIAQRQMVEICKALMRNARVIALDEPTSSLSHRETEVLFKLVDDLRRDGRALIYISHRMDEIYRLCDACTIFRDGRQVASHASLAQVPRETLVRQMVGREISDIYHYEPRALGDVRLSARALEGDALRSGASFDVRAGEIVGFFGLVGAGRSELMRVIYGADRRTGGALTLDGKPLDIRSTRDAIRHGIVLCPEDRKEEGIVAHASVAENINISCRRHALRAGLFLDLKREAETAERFIKLLKIKTPNRRQKIRFLSGGNQQKAILARWLAEPDLKVVILDEPTRGIDVGAKHEIYGVIYELAKRGCAIVMVSSELPEVLGVSDRIVVMREGRIAGELARGEANEEAVLNLALPQGAIAHAA; this is encoded by the coding sequence GTGGCTGCGGCACTGCGTTTTGACAATATCGGCAAGGTCTTTCCCGGCGTGCGCGCGCTCGACGGCATTTCGTTCGACGTGCAGGCGGGGCAGGTGCACGGCCTGATGGGCGAGAACGGCGCGGGCAAGTCGACGCTGCTCAAGATTCTCGGCGGCGAATATCAGCCCGATTCGGGCGGCGTGCTCGTCGACGGGCAGGCGATGCGCTTTCCGAGCGCGGCCGCGTCGATCGCGGCGGGCGTCGCGGTGATCCATCAGGAACTGCAGTACGTGCCCGATCTGACGGTGGCCGAGAACCTGCTGCTCGGCCGGCTGCCGAGCGCGCTCGGCTGGGTCAGGAAGCACACGGCGCAACGCTTCGTGCGCGAGCGGCTTGCCGCGATGGGCGTCGATCTCGACCCGCAGGCGAAGCTGCGGCGGCTGTCGATCGCGCAGCGGCAGATGGTGGAGATCTGCAAGGCGCTCATGCGAAACGCGCGCGTGATCGCGCTCGACGAGCCGACGAGCTCGCTGTCGCACCGCGAGACCGAGGTGCTGTTCAAGCTCGTCGACGATCTGCGTCGAGACGGGCGCGCGCTCATCTACATCTCGCACCGGATGGACGAGATCTACCGGCTCTGCGACGCATGCACGATCTTTCGCGACGGCAGGCAGGTCGCGTCGCACGCGTCGCTCGCGCAGGTGCCGCGCGAGACGCTCGTGCGGCAGATGGTCGGCCGCGAGATCAGCGACATCTATCACTACGAGCCGCGCGCGCTCGGCGACGTGCGCCTGTCGGCGCGCGCGCTCGAAGGCGACGCGCTGCGCTCGGGCGCGAGCTTCGACGTGCGGGCGGGCGAGATCGTCGGCTTCTTCGGGCTCGTCGGCGCGGGGCGCAGCGAACTGATGCGCGTGATCTACGGCGCGGACCGCAGAACGGGCGGCGCGCTCACGCTCGACGGCAAGCCGCTCGACATCCGCTCGACGCGCGACGCGATTCGCCACGGGATCGTGCTGTGTCCCGAGGATCGCAAGGAAGAGGGGATCGTCGCGCACGCGTCGGTCGCCGAGAACATCAACATCAGCTGTCGCCGCCATGCGCTGCGCGCGGGGCTATTTCTCGACCTCAAGCGCGAGGCCGAGACGGCCGAGCGCTTCATCAAGCTGCTGAAGATCAAGACGCCCAACCGCCGGCAGAAGATCCGTTTCCTGTCGGGCGGCAATCAGCAGAAGGCGATTCTCGCGCGCTGGCTCGCCGAGCCGGATCTGAAGGTCGTGATCCTCGACGAGCCGACGCGCGGCATCGACGTCGGCGCGAAGCACGAGATCTACGGCGTGATCTACGAGCTCGCGAAGCGCGGCTGCGCGATCGTGATGGTGTCGTCCGAGCTGCCGGAGGTGCTCGGCGTATCGGATCGCATCGTCGTGATGCGTGAAGGTCGGATCGCGGGCGAGCTCGCGCGCGGCGAAGCGAACGAAGAGGCGGTGCTCAATCTCGCGCTGCCGCAGGGGGCGATCGCGCACGCGGCGTGA
- the araH gene encoding L-arabinose ABC transporter permease AraH, with protein MQARENLPQAAAHAAVAPAEGRQRWRQHVADYSLVAIFAAMFVAMSLTVDHFFSIDNMLGLALSISQIGMVACTMMFCLASRDFDLSIGSTVAFAGVLCAMVLNATDNTFVAIAAAVAAGAVIGFVNGAVIAYLRINALITTLAMMEIVRGLGFIVSKGQAVGVSSETFIALGGLTLFGVSLPIWVTLACFVVFGVLLNQTVYGRNTLAIGGNPEASRLAGINVERTRVYIFLIQGAVTALAGVILASRITSGQPNAAQGFELNVISACVLGGVSLAGGRASISGVVIGVLIMGTVENVMNLLNIDAFYQYLVRGAILLAAVLLDQLKNRGARD; from the coding sequence ATGCAAGCGAGAGAGAATCTTCCACAAGCCGCGGCGCATGCGGCGGTCGCGCCGGCCGAGGGCCGGCAGCGCTGGCGGCAGCACGTCGCCGACTACAGTCTCGTCGCGATCTTCGCGGCGATGTTCGTCGCGATGTCGCTGACGGTCGATCATTTCTTCTCGATCGACAACATGCTCGGGCTCGCGCTGTCGATCTCGCAGATCGGGATGGTCGCGTGCACGATGATGTTCTGCCTCGCGTCGCGCGATTTCGACCTGTCGATCGGCTCGACGGTCGCGTTCGCCGGCGTGCTGTGCGCGATGGTGCTCAACGCGACCGACAACACGTTCGTCGCGATCGCCGCGGCGGTCGCGGCGGGCGCGGTCATCGGCTTCGTCAACGGCGCGGTGATCGCGTATCTGCGGATCAACGCGCTGATCACGACGCTCGCGATGATGGAGATCGTGCGCGGGCTCGGCTTCATCGTGTCGAAGGGGCAGGCGGTCGGCGTATCGTCGGAGACGTTCATCGCGCTCGGCGGGCTCACGCTCTTTGGCGTGTCGCTGCCGATCTGGGTGACGCTCGCGTGCTTCGTCGTGTTCGGCGTGCTGCTCAACCAGACCGTGTACGGCCGCAACACGCTCGCGATCGGCGGCAATCCGGAAGCGTCGCGGCTCGCCGGGATCAATGTCGAGCGCACGCGCGTCTACATCTTCCTGATCCAGGGCGCGGTGACCGCGCTCGCGGGCGTGATCCTCGCGTCGCGGATCACGTCGGGCCAGCCGAACGCCGCACAGGGCTTCGAGCTGAACGTGATCTCGGCGTGCGTGCTGGGTGGCGTGTCGCTCGCGGGCGGGCGGGCGTCGATCTCGGGCGTCGTGATCGGCGTGCTGATCATGGGCACCGTCGAGAACGTGATGAACCTGCTCAACATCGATGCGTTCTATCAATATCTGGTGCGCGGCGCGATCCTGCTCGCCGCCGTGCTGCTCGACCAGTTGAAGAATCGCGGCGCGCGCGATTGA
- a CDS encoding SDR family NAD(P)-dependent oxidoreductase: protein MSDIASHRESNGARSAQDERYARYPSLAGRAVLITGGATGIGASFVEHFARQGARVAFVDLDEQAARALAARLADAAHEPVFVACDLTDIAALRGAIEAIRARIGPIAALVNNAANDVRHAIADVTPDSFDACIAVNLRHQFFAAQAVIDDMKRLGGGSIVNLGSISWMLKNAGYPVYASAKAAVQGLTRALARELGPFGIRVNTLVPGWVMTDKQRRLWLDDAGRAAIKAGQCIDAELLPGDLARMALFLAADDSRMITAQDVVVDGGWA, encoded by the coding sequence ATGAGCGACATTGCCTCGCATCGCGAATCGAACGGCGCGCGCAGCGCGCAAGACGAGCGTTACGCACGCTACCCGAGCCTCGCCGGGCGCGCGGTGCTGATCACGGGCGGCGCGACGGGCATCGGCGCGTCGTTCGTCGAACACTTCGCGCGGCAGGGCGCGCGCGTCGCGTTCGTCGATCTCGACGAACAAGCCGCGCGCGCGCTCGCCGCGCGGCTTGCCGACGCCGCGCACGAACCGGTGTTCGTCGCGTGCGACCTGACCGACATCGCCGCGCTGCGCGGCGCGATCGAAGCGATCCGCGCGCGCATCGGCCCGATCGCGGCGCTCGTGAACAACGCGGCGAACGACGTGCGCCACGCGATCGCCGACGTGACGCCCGATTCGTTCGACGCGTGCATCGCGGTGAACCTGCGCCATCAGTTCTTCGCCGCGCAGGCGGTGATCGACGACATGAAGCGGCTGGGCGGCGGCTCGATCGTCAATCTCGGCTCGATCAGCTGGATGCTGAAGAACGCCGGCTATCCGGTCTACGCGAGCGCGAAGGCGGCGGTGCAGGGGCTCACGCGCGCGCTCGCGCGCGAGCTCGGGCCGTTCGGCATTCGCGTGAATACGCTCGTGCCCGGCTGGGTGATGACCGACAAGCAGCGTCGCTTGTGGCTCGACGACGCGGGCCGCGCGGCGATCAAGGCGGGGCAGTGCATCGACGCGGAGCTGCTTCCGGGCGACCTCGCGCGGATGGCGCTCTTTCTCGCGGCGGACGACAGCCGGATGATCACCGCGCAGGACGTTGTCGTCGACGGCGGCTGGGCATAG
- a CDS encoding aldose 1-epimerase produces MTATQSRPTATDAAQTLQTRTARRAAAAHLVSPGPQTSRIARGAGVTETAIATLSNDMLRLDVAPHLGGGVTRFDWRGDGALTPIFRRCDAPGARTDPNDLACYSLLPYSNRIGGGRFECDGRLVRVPRNRSTEPLPIHGDGWLARWQLDDATDTQLCLSLDRSGGAPYAYRATQVYALDGATLTIALGIENTGAMRLPFGLGVHPFIVRDASTELAAAASGVWLSTPDWLPSRHVGTPAAWRFGIAYPLPGTLVNHAFTGWGGGATIAWPQRRLGLTIAADADCYVLYTPPGEPFFCFEPVDHPIDAVNLPGGGAAHGMTLLAPGERLMRRFRFTVARTDARAAPVARESKRRAIA; encoded by the coding sequence ATGACGGCGACGCAATCTCGACCCACGGCCACCGACGCGGCGCAAACCTTGCAGACGCGCACCGCGCGGCGCGCGGCCGCCGCGCATCTGGTGAGCCCGGGGCCGCAGACGTCGCGGATCGCGCGCGGCGCGGGCGTCACCGAAACGGCGATCGCGACGCTCTCGAACGACATGCTGCGGCTCGATGTCGCGCCGCATCTGGGCGGCGGCGTCACGCGTTTCGACTGGCGCGGCGACGGCGCGCTCACGCCGATCTTCCGCCGCTGCGACGCGCCCGGCGCACGCACCGATCCGAACGATCTCGCGTGCTATTCGCTGCTGCCGTATTCGAACCGCATCGGCGGCGGACGCTTCGAGTGCGACGGCCGGCTCGTGCGCGTGCCACGCAATCGCTCGACCGAGCCGCTGCCGATTCACGGCGACGGCTGGCTCGCGCGCTGGCAGCTCGACGATGCGACCGATACGCAGCTATGTCTGTCGCTCGACCGCAGCGGCGGCGCGCCGTATGCATATCGCGCGACGCAGGTCTATGCGCTCGACGGCGCGACGCTCACGATCGCGCTCGGCATCGAGAATACGGGCGCGATGCGCTTGCCGTTCGGGCTCGGCGTGCATCCGTTCATCGTGCGCGACGCGTCGACCGAGCTCGCGGCCGCCGCGAGCGGGGTGTGGCTGTCGACGCCCGACTGGTTGCCGTCGCGCCATGTCGGCACGCCGGCCGCGTGGCGCTTCGGCATCGCGTATCCGTTGCCGGGCACGCTCGTCAATCACGCGTTCACCGGCTGGGGCGGCGGCGCGACGATCGCGTGGCCGCAACGCCGGCTCGGGCTCACGATCGCGGCCGACGCCGATTGCTACGTGCTGTATACGCCGCCCGGCGAGCCGTTCTTCTGCTTCGAGCCGGTCGATCATCCGATCGACGCGGTGAACCTGCCGGGCGGCGGCGCCGCGCACGGGATGACGCTGCTCGCGCCCGGCGAACGCCTGATGCGGCGCTTTCGCTTCACCGTCGCGCGCACCGACGCGCGCGCGGCGCCCGTCGCCCGCGAATCGAAGCGGCGCGCGATCGCATAG
- the pyrF gene encoding orotidine-5'-phosphate decarboxylase, with translation MSSTPTFIESLRAAWQRTNSLLCVGLDPEPAKFPAHLENQPDAIFDFCREIVDATAPFASAFKPQIAYFAAHRAEDQLERLIAHIHLQHPGLPVILDAKRGDIGSTAEQYAREAFERYRADAVTVNPYMGFDSIEPYLAYEDKGVIVLCRTSNPGGSDLQFLETGGRPLYQIVADLAANKWNAKTGQLALVVGATFPKEIELVRGIVGDMPLLIPGIGAQGGDVAATVAAGRTADGTGMMINSSRAILYASRDEDFAAAAARAAEQTRDAINAHR, from the coding sequence ATGTCTTCCACGCCTACCTTCATCGAATCGCTGCGCGCCGCCTGGCAGCGCACGAATTCGCTGCTGTGCGTCGGTCTCGATCCCGAGCCGGCCAAGTTTCCCGCGCACCTCGAAAACCAGCCCGATGCGATCTTCGATTTCTGCCGCGAGATCGTCGACGCGACCGCACCGTTCGCGAGCGCGTTCAAGCCGCAGATCGCGTACTTCGCCGCCCATCGCGCGGAGGATCAGCTGGAGCGGCTGATCGCGCACATCCATCTGCAGCATCCCGGCCTGCCCGTGATCCTCGACGCGAAGCGCGGCGACATCGGCAGCACCGCAGAGCAATACGCGCGCGAGGCGTTCGAGCGCTATCGCGCGGACGCGGTCACGGTCAACCCGTACATGGGCTTCGATTCGATCGAGCCGTACCTCGCCTATGAGGACAAGGGCGTGATCGTGCTGTGCCGCACCTCGAATCCGGGCGGCTCGGACCTGCAGTTCCTCGAGACGGGCGGCCGGCCGCTCTATCAGATCGTCGCCGATCTCGCGGCGAACAAGTGGAATGCGAAGACGGGGCAGCTCGCGCTCGTCGTCGGCGCGACGTTCCCGAAAGAGATCGAGCTCGTGCGCGGGATCGTCGGCGACATGCCGCTCCTGATTCCCGGCATCGGCGCGCAGGGCGGCGACGTCGCCGCGACCGTCGCCGCGGGCCGCACGGCCGACGGCACGGGCATGATGATCAACTCGTCGCGCGCGATCCTGTACGCGAGCCGCGACGAAGACTTCGCCGCAGCGGCCGCGCGCGCCGCCGAGCAGACCCGCGACGCGATCAACGCGCATCGCTGA
- a CDS encoding CinA family protein, translating to MPTDSVVHQLAIRVGNKLRDEHLTLATAESCTGGMIATAITDISGSSGWFERGFVTYSNAAKIEMIGVPADLIDKHGAVSEPVARAMVEGALRNSRAQVALAVTGIAGPGGGSEHKPVGTVAFGWSNRLHTAVETLVFKGDREQIRVQAAAHALRGLIKLIDEQER from the coding sequence ATGCCAACCGATTCCGTCGTCCACCAGCTCGCCATCCGCGTCGGCAACAAGCTGCGCGACGAGCACCTGACGCTCGCCACCGCCGAATCCTGCACGGGCGGCATGATCGCGACCGCGATCACCGACATCTCCGGCAGCAGCGGCTGGTTCGAGCGCGGCTTCGTCACCTATTCGAACGCCGCGAAGATCGAGATGATCGGCGTGCCCGCCGACCTGATCGACAAGCACGGCGCGGTCAGCGAGCCCGTCGCGCGCGCGATGGTCGAGGGCGCGCTGCGCAACAGCCGCGCGCAGGTCGCGCTCGCCGTCACCGGCATCGCCGGGCCGGGCGGCGGCTCCGAGCACAAGCCCGTCGGCACCGTGGCGTTCGGCTGGAGCAACCGGCTGCACACGGCGGTCGAGACGCTCGTGTTCAAGGGCGATCGCGAGCAGATCCGCGTGCAGGCGGCCGCGCACGCGCTGCGCGGCCTCATCAAGCTGATCGACGAGCAGGAACGCTAA
- a CDS encoding phosphatidylglycerophosphatase A family protein, which yields MSTDPTPRPADSAGQPGQAPMPAPSPATQQDPQKIARRRATVRFMFSHPVHIVSLGFGSGLAPFMPGTFGTLFGWLTFVALNRYLTVPEWWALIVAGFVAGIWMTGFTAKRMGIADPGPAVWDEIVAIWLVMLLVTPATFVEQLWAFVVFRFFDMVKPPPIRYFDRNLKGGFGIMFDDLIAALMTLFVIALWRSFGVR from the coding sequence ATGTCAACTGACCCGACGCCCCGTCCGGCCGACTCCGCCGGCCAGCCCGGCCAGGCGCCCATGCCGGCGCCCTCGCCCGCAACGCAGCAGGACCCGCAGAAGATCGCGCGCCGCCGCGCGACGGTGCGGTTCATGTTCTCGCATCCGGTGCACATCGTGTCGCTCGGCTTCGGCAGCGGCCTCGCGCCGTTCATGCCCGGCACGTTCGGCACGCTGTTCGGCTGGCTCACGTTCGTCGCGCTGAACCGCTACCTGACCGTGCCCGAATGGTGGGCGCTCATCGTCGCCGGCTTCGTCGCCGGCATCTGGATGACGGGCTTCACCGCGAAGAGAATGGGCATCGCCGATCCGGGCCCCGCGGTGTGGGACGAGATCGTCGCGATCTGGCTCGTGATGCTGCTCGTCACGCCGGCGACGTTCGTCGAGCAGCTATGGGCGTTCGTCGTGTTCCGCTTCTTCGACATGGTGAAGCCGCCGCCCATCCGCTATTTCGACCGGAATTTGAAAGGCGGCTTCGGCATCATGTTCGACGATCTGATCGCCGCGCTGATGACGCTCTTCGTGATCGCGCTGTGGCGCTCGTTCGGCGTGCGATGA